Below is a genomic region from Sphingomonas phyllosphaerae.
GCGCTTCCTCGATCACCTTCTGGTGCCGGCGCTGGAGCGAGCAATCGCGCTCGAACAGATGCACCACCTGTCCGTGCGTGTCGCCGAAAACCTGCACCTCGATATGGCGCGGCGACAGGATGTATTTCTCGATCAGCACCCGGTCATCGCCGAACGACGCCGCCGCCTCGCGCTGGCAGCTCGCCAGCGCCTCGGCGAAATCGGCGGGCGCATCGACCTGCCGCATCCCCTTGCCGCCGCCACCCGCGACCGCCTTGATGAGCACCGGATAGCCGATCGCGTCGGCTTCGGCCGCGAGCCGCTCGGGCGACTGGTCCTCGCCCAGATAGCCCGGCGTCACCGGCACCCCCGCCGCGATCATCCGCGCCTTGGCCGCATCCTTCAGCCCCATCGCGCGGATCGCGGCGGGCGGCGCACCGACCCACACCAGCCCGGCCGCGATCACCGCTTCGGCGAACTGGGCATTTTCGGAAAGAAAGCCATAGCCCGGATGGATCGCCTCCGCGCCCGTCGCGCGCGCCGCGTCGAGCAACCGGTCCTGCCGCAGATAGCTGTCGGCGGCCGCCGCCGTCCCGATGCACACCGCTTCATCGGCCTCGCGCACGAACGGCATGTCGGCATCGACATCCGAGTGGACCGCGATCGTACGGATGCCGAGCGCCCGCGCAGTACGGATGATCCGCCGCGCGATCTCGCCACGATTGGCGATCAACAGCGAGGCGATCATGGCGCGCATCCCTCGGTGCGCACCGAGTAGCTAACGTTGAGGATCTTCCACCCCGCTTCGCCGCGTACGAGGTCGAAAAGGTTGTAACCGCATTGGCTCGGCTTGCCGGAAACCAGCGTGGTGTAGGGCGCCCACACCATCGCGAGATTGCCATCGATCTCGATCGCGGGCGTTCCCTGCTTTTCAACCGATGGACCGGCCTCGGGGCGCAAACTCGTGGCCCAATCGGCCCAGCGCACCGTCCGCCGCTGCGGCTTGCCGTCCGGCGCGGTGCGCGTCGCGGTGATCGTTCCTTCGGGCAGCGTCGCGGCGAGCGCGGCCGCCCCGTCGCTCGCCTCGATCGCGCGCAGCAGCGCCTCGACCGGCACCATCACCTGCGCCTCTTCGGTGCCCGGCGGCGGCAGCGCAGTGCCCTTGACGATCGGGGCGACGGGCGTGGTCTGCGCCAACAGCATCAGCAGGATCATCATCGTCTCTCCAGCATCACATCCGGAACAGGCCGAACTGCGCGCGCTCGGGCACCGGCGCGTTCAGCGTCACGGCGAAGGCCAGCCCCAGCACGTCGCGCGTCTGCGCCGGATCGATGATGCCATCGTCCCACAGCCGCGCCGTCGCATAATAAGGATTGCCCTCGTCCTCATATTTCTGGCGGATCGGCGCCTTGAAGCGCTCCGCTTCCTCCGGCGTCCACGTCTCGGCATCGCGGTGCACCGTCGCCAGCACGCTCGCCGCCTGCTCGCCGCCCATCACCGAGATGCGCGCGTTCGGCCACGAAAACAGGAACCGCGGCGAATAAGCGCGCCCACACATCCCGTAATTGCCCGCGCCGAAGCTGCCCCCGATCAGCAATGTGATCTTCGGCACCGAGGCGGTCGCGACCGCCGTCACCAGCTTCGCGCCGTTCTTGGCAATCCCCTCCGCCTCATACTTCCCGCCGACCATGAAGCCGGAAATGTTCTGGAGGAACAGCAACGGAATGCGCCGCTGGCACGCCAGCTCGATGAAATGCGCGCCTTTGAGCGCCGACTCACTGAACAACACGCCGTTATTGGCGAGGATCGCAACCGGCATCCCCCAGATATGCGCAAAGCCGCACACCAAGGTCGTGCCGTACAACGCCTTGAACTCGTGAAACTCGGAGCCGTCCACGACGCGCCCGATCACCTCGCGCACGTCATAGGGCGCGCGCACGTCCTGCGGCACGATCCCGTACAGCTCCTGCGGGTCGAGCAACGGCGCACGCGGCGTCGCCAGCGCAACATCCGGGCTCCGCGCCTTCCCCAGCGTCGCGACGATGTCGCGCACGATCAGCAGCGCATGTTCGTCATTTTCGGCGACATGATCGACCACTCCCGAGCGCCGCCCGTGCGTCTCCGCCCCGCCCAGTTCCTCGGCGGAGATCACCTCGCCGGTCGCTGCCTTCACCAGAGGCGGTCCGGCTAGGAAGATCGTCCCCTGGTTGCGCACGATCACGCTCTCGTCGGACATCGCCGGCACGTAAGCGCCGCCCGCGGTGCAGCTGCCCATCACGCACGCGATCTGCGCGATCCCCTCCGCCGACATTTGCGCCTGATTGAAGAAGATCCGCCCGAAATGCTCGCGATCGGGGAACACCTCGGCCTGGTGCGGCAGGTTCGCGCCGCCGCTGTCGACCAGATAGATGCACGGCAGGCGGTTCTCGCGCGCGATCTCCTGCGCGCGCAGATGCTTCTTCACCGTCATCGGGAAGTACGCACCGCCCTTCACGGTCGGATCGTTGGCGACGATCATGCACTCGCGCCCCGACACACGGCCTACGCCCGCAATCATCCCCGCGCCCGGCGCACCATCGTCGTACATGCCGTTCGCCGCCAGCGCGCCGATCTCCAGGAACGGCGCACCGGGATCGAGCAACCGGTCGACGCGCTCGCGCGGCAGCAGCTTGCCACGCGCGACATGCCGCGCGCGATGCTGTTCCGACCCGCCCAGCGCACTCTCCGCCGCCTTGTCGCGCAACGCCGCCGCCAGCGCGCGATTGTGCGCATCATTGGCCGCGAACACCTCCGACCCGACGTCGACCAGCGAGCGGATCGCGGTCATTGCGCCCTCGGCGCGTCATGCCCGATCAGTTCGCGCCCGATCAGCATCCGCCGCACCTCGTTGGTCCCCGCCCCGATATCGAGCAACTTGGCGTCACGCCAATACCGCTCGACCGGCCAATCCTTGGTATAGCCCGCGCCGCCCAGCGCCTGGATCGCCTCGCCCGCGACCTTCACCGCGCTCTCCGAGGCGAGCAGGATGCACCCGGCCGCATCGAAACGCGTCGTCCGCCCCGCGTCGCACGCCTTGGCCACCGCATAGACATAGGCGCGCGCCGAATTGAGCGCGACATACATGTCCGCCACCTTCGCCTGCATCAGCTGGAACGCACCGATCGCGCGCCCGAACTGCCGGCGCTCGCGGACATAGGGCAGCACCGTGTCGATACACGCCTGCATGATCCCCAGCTGGATGCCCGACAGCACGACGCGCTCGTAATCGAGCCCCGACATCAGCACCTTCACCCCGCCGTTCAGCGGCCCCATCACCTGCGCATCGGCGACGAAGCAATCGTCGAACACCAGTTCGGCGGTCGGCGAGCCACGCATCCCGAGCTTGTCGATCTTCTGCCCGATCGAGAAACCGTCGAAGCCCTTCTCGATCAGAAACGCGGTGATCCCCTTCGACCCCGCCTCGGCATCGGTCTTGGCATAGACGACCAGCGTATCGGCATAGGCGGCGTTGGTGATCCAGAACTTGGTGCCGTTGAGCCGCCATCCGCCGTCGACCTTCGTCGCGCGCAGCTTCATCGACACGACGTCCGACCCAGCGCCCGCCTCCGACATCGCGAGGCTGCCGACATGCTCGCCCGAGATCAGCTTCGGCAGATACTTCGCCTTCTGCTCGGCCGAGCCCCAGCGGCGGATCTGGTTGACGCACAGATTGGAATGCGCGCCATAGCTGAGCCCGATCGCGGCCGAGGCGCGGCTGACCTCCTCGCAGGCGATGACATGCTCCAGATAGCCGAGCTCCAGCCCGCCATCGGCCTCCTCGACGGTGATCCCGTGCAGCCCGAGCGCGCCCATCTCCGGCCACAGCTCGCGCGCGAAGCGATCCTCGGCATCGACCGCCGCCGCGATCGGCGCGATCCGGTCGGCCGCAAAGCGCCGCACCGTTTCGCGGATCGTGTCCGCCATCTCGCCCAGACCGAAATCGAGGTCCATCGCTCTCTCCTATTCGTCGTCGCCCTGTCACGGGCCATCTTCTCGCGCGGGTCCGACCAACCCCCACCGTTCGCCCTGAGCTTGTCGAAGGGCGTGCCGCAGGACACGTGCTTCGACAGGCTCAGCACGAACGGGGAGGAAAATGCCGCTCGTTCCGCTATTCTCTACAGCGCCACCGAGGTCTCGCAAAATTGAAACGCGCCGAAGCTGGGTATAGATGCCGTCTATGATCGACCGCTATCATTTGCGCTATTTCCTTGCGGTGGTCGACACCGGCAATTTCTCGCGCGCCGCCGCCGCCTGCAACGTCGCGCAGCCCACTTTATCGGTTGGCATCGCCCGGCTCGAGGCATCGCTCGGCCGCACGCTGTTCAACCGCACCAACCGCCGCGTCGCACTTACCGAGGCCGGTGCGAGCCTGCTCGCCCACGCCCGCGCGATCGAAAGCGGGTTCGCCGCCGCCGAGCGCTCGGTCACCGGTGCCGCCGCCGCCTCGCTCCTGCGGCTCGGCGTCCTCACCACGATCCCCCGCCCCTGGATCGAGCGCTGGCTCACGACGCGCAGCGGCGACCGCGTCGAGCTGGTCGAGGGCAACGAACGCGACCTGCGCGCGCGCCTCGCGCGCGGTCGCATCGACGCCGCGCTGACCATCCTGCGCGATGGCGACGATCGCAGCGCCGGGCAGCATCTGCGCACCGAAGGCTATGCGCTCGCGATCGGCGCGACGCATCCGCTCGCCGGGCGTGCGTCGCTGCGTGCCGAGGAAATCGCGCACGAACCGATGATCGTCCGCCGCCATTGCGAGATGCTGTCGGAAACCAGCCGCTTCTTCACCACGCGCGGCGTCCGTCCCTTCTTTCCCGCCCGCACCACCAGCGACGACCGCGCCCTGTCGCACGTCCGCGCGCGGCTGGGGATCACGGTGATGCCGGAAAGCTTCCACGCCGACGGCGTCGCACGCGTCCCGCTGGAGGATTTCGACGCCACTCGTGACGTCGGTCTGGTCTTCGCCGCGCACGCTCCACCCGAAGCCGCACTGATCGCCGGCTTGCGAGAAGCGCTGACCTGACCATCCGTCATCCCGGACTTGATCCGGGATCCCGCTTCTTCTTCTTTCTCACCGGCGACGAATAAAGACGGCCATCAGACACGTCGCAATGACGACGACAATATCGATGCCATACCCTTACGACCTACCGCTTCCCCCGCGTCATCAGGTCCGGCTTCCGCGGCGGCTTCCATCCTTTCGGCGGCACGACCTGCTGGCGGCTGGTCCCCAGCCCCATCGCGCCGGGCTGTTGCCGCGTCAGCCCATCCGCCGCCGCCGCTTCGTCCATCGAAGCACCGCCTTGCAACAGGCTGATCCGATCCCGCAACCGCCGCGCCTCCTCGAAGTCGAGCGCCACCGCAGCCGCCTCCATCCGCGCCCGCAACGCGGCGATCGCGCTCGCCTGTGCTTTGCCGTCATCCATGCCGAACCAACCGGTTGCCCCGCCCGGCGTTCCGGTCAGCCGATCAAACCGCGCAACACCGCCCGCAGCTTCGCGCCATAGCCATTTGCCTCATCGAAGAACGCGTCCCGCAGCCCCGCGGTCGCCGCGACCTTGCCCGCATAGAGCCCCTCGTCACTCGCCAGCGCGCGCAACGCCGCGGTATAGCCCGCGACATCGTCCGGCGCGACCTCGACCGCCGCCGCCGGCACCAGCTCGAGCGCCGGGCACACCCGCGACGTCACCACCGGGCGTCGCGCAATCACGCCCTCGGCGACGATCATCGCGAAGCCTTCCTCGAAATCGCTGCGCGTCGGCACCACCACCGCGTCGCTCTCCGACAAGCGCTGCGTCAACGCCGCGCGGTCGCAGAAGCCGTGGAGCTGGAACACGTCCTCCATCCCGCTGCGCACCACCTCATCGCGCAAGGCGGCGCTGGCGGTCCCTTCGCCGCAGATGTGGAAGACGATCCGCCGCCCGCCCTCGTCGCGCAGGCGCCGACACGCCTCCAGCATGTCGAACACCCCCTTGTTGCGCTCGACGCGCCCCGCGAACAGGACATGGAAATCGCCGTGCGACGATACCTCCGGCGCCGGAATCGACGCGAATTGCGCCGGCGCATAGGTCGGCAGGAACAGCGTCGCGTCGATCCGCCCGCCCGACAACGCCTTGACCTGCTCGACGATCAGCGGCGAGGCGGCGAGCGTCGGATCGGCGAAGCGGTAGTGGAACCATGCCAGCAACCGCGCCAGCACCCGCCGCGTCAGCGGCTCGCGCGCCGCCGGTCGCAAGATCGCGCAATGCAAGGCATTGACGAAGCGCACCCCTCGCCACCGCCATGGCAGCAGCGCCCACCAATGGAACATCGCATCGGTCAGCACGATGATCCGCGCGCCACCCGCTACCGTCTCGCGCACCCGCCCCCACAGCCACGCCACCTCATACAGATGGTAGCGCAGCCCGCCCGCCGCGCGCCGTGGCCGGTTCATGATGTGGACGCCGTCGCGCCGCGCGTCGTAACGCGGCTGCGCGGCGCTGGTGGTGACGATCAGGTCGAGCCCCATTTGGTCGGCGACGTCGAAGAATTGCAGCAGATAGCTGGTGCCGAAATAGTCGAGCGGCTCGCCGCTCCGCCAGCTATCGTGGACCACCCGTGCGTCGACGGGGCCGCTGATATAGCCGATCTTCGTCTCGCCGTCTCGCGACACCATCACCCCCCATGGCAAGGACGCCGACGCGCCGCCACCGCCATCGTCGCTCCGCGTGCGCGCGTCAAATCGCGCCATCGCTGCGCAGCCGATAGCCGACCCCCAGCTCGTTCGCGATCACGCTGCCGACCGGCGCAGGCGCCTCCAATTTCTGGCGCAGGTTGCGGATCACGATGCGCAGATATTCGATCCGCGGATCCTCGTCGCCGCCCCAGCAGGCGTCGAGCAGCTTGTCGTGGGTGACGATCCGCCCGATGTGCCGGACCAGCATCGCCAGCACGTCATGCTCCTTGCGGGTCAGGTGCACCTCCGCGCCGGCGCGCCGCACGATCCGGCGATCGAGATCGATGTCGAGGTCGCCGCGCGTCACCATCTTTTGTGCCTCGACGGGCGGCCCGCGATGCCGCAGCGCCACGCGCAGCCGCGCCAGCAATTCCTCGGTATCGAACGGCTTGCCGACGAAATCGTCCGCGCCGAGATCGAGCGCCGCGACCTTCTCGTCGACCGCATCGCGCGCCGAGACGACCAGGATCACCACCTCGCCCCCCGTATGGAGCAGCGGGATCAGGCTCAACCCGTCGCGGTCGGGCAATCCGAGGTCGAGCAGGATCGCCGCCGGATGCTCCACCGCCGCCTGCTGCAACGCATCGCGCGCGTTCCCCGCCTCGACCACCTCATAGCCGGCGCGCGTCAGCGTGTTGCGCAGCAGCCGCCGGATCGCGGGTTCGTCATCGACGACAAGGACCTTGGCGGGCATCAGGATCGCCCCTCGACCTCGGCATCGCGCACGATCGACCCCGCCGGAAACACCAGAGCGAATGACGCGCCGCCCCCGTCGCTCCGGTTGCTCGCCTCGACCATCATCCCCATCGCCTCCGCAAATGCCTTGACGATCGCCAGCCCCAATCCGGTGCCGCCGATCGCGCGGTCCGACCCTTCCAGCCGCGTAAAGGTCTCGAACACCTTCGCCTCTCGTCCCGGCGGCAGCCCCGGGCCGTGGTCGAGCACCGCAAGCCGCAACTCGCCGAACCGGTGCCGCCCCTCGATCACCACCTCGCTGCCCGGATCGCCGTAGCGCCCGGCATTGTCGAGCAGGTTGAGAAGGCAATGGTGCAGCAATTGCGGGTCGGCGCGCACCAGCGGCAAGTCGGGCGGCACGTCGAGCCGCACGCCATGTCCCTCCAGCGCCCGGCGCGCGTCATGCGCCGCGCCGGTCACCGCATCGCTCAGGTCGATCGCCTCGACGTTCAGCCGGATCGCCCCCGCCTCGACCCGCGCCATATCGAGCAGATTGGCGACGAAGCGGTTGAGCCGCGCCGATTCGCCCTTGATCGTCCCGATCAGTTCCGGCGTCGCGCCGTGATCGAGCTGGTCGGCGGCGGCGATCACCGCGGTCAGCGGCGTGCGCAGGTCGTGGCTGACCGACGACAGCAGCGCCGCGCGCAGCCGGTCGCGCGTTCGCACCACATCGAGATCGCGCATCTCCGCCTGCAACCGCAGCCGCTCCAGCACCAGCGCCGACTGGTCGAGCAGGCTGCTGAGCAGCGGCAATTGATCGGCGCGCACCGGATTGGTGCCGCCGTCGTTCGCCACCCCCAACACCCCCAATGTTCGCGCACCCGCCTTCAACGGCTGGAACAGCCATTCGGACGCGGTGAGCGTCCCCGATCCCTTGCCCGCCGCGCTGCCGGTGTCGAACGCCCAATTGGCCGCGGCATTGTCCATCGCGTCCAACTGATAGCCCGGATCGCTCGCCGCCAGCACCTCCAGCGCGCCGCCCGCCGCCGCACCGAGCAGCACGACATGCACGTCGAGCAAGCGCCGCACGTCGTCGCAGATCATCCGCGCCGCCTGATCGGCATCGTTGACCCCCGCGATCTGCCGCAGGAACCCCGCCAGCGTCGCATTGGTCCGCGCGCTGGCGGCGGCGAGATCGGCCTGCGCGCGCACCCGCGCGGTCAGCTGGCTGGTCGCGAACGCTATCCCGAGCAACACCACCACCGAGATGACGTTCTCGGGATTGTTGATGCTCAGCGTCCCGACCGGTGGCAGGAAGAAGAAATTGTACGCCAGCGTCGAGGCGAGCCCCGCGAACAGCCCGGTGCGCAGTCCATAAAGGCTCGCCGCCGCCATCACCGGCAGCAGATACAGCAAGGCGACGTTGCCGAGGTCGATGACATGGACCAGCGCGGCCCCCGCCGCCGTCACCCCCGCCACCATCGTGCTCGTCACCGCATACCCCGACGGCGCCCCCCACCGCGCCGGCCGCCGCGGGCCGCGCTCGCTCCGCCCCGCGCCCGCCGCCACCGGCAGCACGTGCACCGTCACGTCGGGCGTGTCGCGCACCAGCCGGTCGACCACCGACCCGTGCCGCAGCTCGAACCAGCGCGAGCGCGGCGACTTGCCGAGCACCAATTGCGTCGCGCGCGCGTCCGCAAGGAACCCCTGGATCCCCTCTACCACATTGGTCGCGGGGACGGTCGCGACCGCCGCGCCCAGCTGCGTCGCCAGCGTCATCGCCGCCGCGACGCGCGCGTGCTGCGCATCGCTGAAGTGCGCGGCGCGCGGCGTCTCGACGAACAGCGCGGTCCACGGCCCCCGCAGGCCGTCGGCGATCCGCTTGGCGGCGCGCACCAGCACGTCGCTGCCCGGCAGCTCGCTGATCGCGACCACGATCCGCTCGCTCCCCGCCCACGTCCCGCCGAGCCCGAGCGCGCGCACGTCGTCGAGCATCCGCGCATCGACCGCCTGCGCCGCGCGGCGCAGCGCCAGCTCGCGCAGCGCCGACAGGTTCGAACGCGAGAAGAAATGCCCCAGCGCGCGCGTCGCCTCCGCCGGCAGATAGACCTTGCCCGCCTTCAGCCGCTCGATCAGCTCGTCGGGCGGAATGTCGACGACCTCGATCTCGGCCGCCTCCAGGATGCTGTCGGGCACCGTCTCGCGCACCCGCACCCGCGTGAAGCTGGCGACGACGTCGTTGAGGCTCTCGACGTGCTGGATATTGATCGTCGAATAGACGTCGATTCCGGCGGCGAGCAGTTCCTCGACATCCTGATAGCGTTTCGGATGCCGGCTGCCCGGCGCATTGGTGTGCGCCAGCTCGTCGACCAGCACCAGCCGTGGCGCGCGCGCCAGCACCGCGTCGAGGTCCATCTCGTGCAGCACATGCCCATCGTGGTTGACCTCGCGCCGCGAAACGATCTCCTGCCCGCGCGTCAGCGCCTCGGTCTCGGCGCGGCCGTGCGTCTCTACGACGCCGACGACCACGTCGACCCCGTCGCGCCGCCGCGCCTTGCCCCCGGACAGCATCTCATAGGTCTTGCCGACGCCCGGCGCCGCGCCGAGGAAGATCTTCAGCCGCCCGCGCCCTTCCTGCGCGGCGGCGCGCAGCAGGGCGTCGGGGTCGGGCCGGGCGTCGCCGTTCGGCGGCATCAGCGCGCGGCGGCGTCCAGCGCGCGGTTGAGCGCCAGCACGTTGACATGCGCATCGCCGAGCAGCGAGGTCTCGGTCTGCGCCGCGACCAGCGCACGCACCCGCGCGACCGGCAATCCGCGCACCCGCGCGACGCGCGGTGCCTGCGCCAAAGCGGCGGCGGACGACAGATCGGGATCGAGCCCCGATCCGCTGGCGGTGACGAGATCGGCGGGCACGTCGCCCGTCACCCCTTCGCCGCGCCGCATCGCGACGTCCTGCGCCACGCGCTCGGCCAGCGCCTTGCTGGTCGGCCCGAGGTTCGACCCCGACGAGGCCAGCCCGTCATAGCCCTTGCCCGCCGCCGACGGCCGGGTCTGGAAATAGCGCGCGGCGACGAACGCCTGTCCGACGACGGTCGAGCCGATCACGCGCCCCGACGCATCGCGCACGAGGCTGCCGTTCGCCTGCGCGGGGAAAATCACCTGACCAATACCCGTCATCGCAACAGGATAGACCAGACCGAGCAGGATCGCGAACAGGATCGTCATGACGATCGCCGGACGCACGGCGGATTTGATATCGGTGTTCATCTCTGTCTCCTTCCTCTCCCCTCCCCCTCGGGGGAGGGGTCGGGGGTGGGGCATGTCTCACCGAGACCAGCGCCCGCGACTCCCCCACCCCAACCCCTCCCCCGAGGGGGAGGGGCTTAAATCGTCACGCCAGCCCCAAGCCGCCGACGACCACATCGATAATCTTGATCCCCACGAACGGCGCGAGCAGCCCGCCCAGACCATAGACCGCCAGGTTGCGCGCCAGCAGCGGCCCCGCCGCCATCGGCCGGTACGCCACCCCCTTCAGCGCCAGCGGCACCAGCAACGGGATGATGATCGCGTTGAAGATGATCGCGCTCAGGATCGCCGACTGCGGCGACGCCAGCCCCATCACGTTCAGCACCCCCAGCCGCGGATAGAGCGCGACGAACATCGCCGGGATGATCGCAAAATATTTCGCGACATCATTGGCGACCGAAAAGGTCGTCAGCGCCCCGCGCGTCATCAGCAATTGCTTGCCGAGCCCGACCACCTCGATCAGCTTCGTCGGATCGCTGTCGAGGTCGACCATGTTGCCCGCCTCGCGTGCCGCCTGCGTGCCGGTGTTCATCGCCACGCCGACATCGGCCTGCGCCAGCGCCGGTGCGTCGTTGGTGCCGTCGCCGCACATCGCGACCAGCTTGCCGCCCTGTTGCTCCTTGCGGATCAGCGCCAGTTTGTCCTCGGGCGTCGCCTGCGCGAGGAAGTCGTCGACCCCGGCTTCGGCCGCGATCGCCGCGGCGGTCAGCGGATTGTCGCCGGTAATCATCACCGTGCGGATCCCCATCGTGCGCAGCTCACC
It encodes:
- a CDS encoding glycosyltransferase translates to MARFDARTRSDDGGGGASASLPWGVMVSRDGETKIGYISGPVDARVVHDSWRSGEPLDYFGTSYLLQFFDVADQMGLDLIVTTSAAQPRYDARRDGVHIMNRPRRAAGGLRYHLYEVAWLWGRVRETVAGGARIIVLTDAMFHWWALLPWRWRGVRFVNALHCAILRPAAREPLTRRVLARLLAWFHYRFADPTLAASPLIVEQVKALSGGRIDATLFLPTYAPAQFASIPAPEVSSHGDFHVLFAGRVERNKGVFDMLEACRRLRDEGGRRIVFHICGEGTASAALRDEVVRSGMEDVFQLHGFCDRAALTQRLSESDAVVVPTRSDFEEGFAMIVAEGVIARRPVVTSRVCPALELVPAAAVEVAPDDVAGYTAALRALASDEGLYAGKVAATAGLRDAFFDEANGYGAKLRAVLRGLIG
- a CDS encoding response regulator transcription factor is translated as MPAKVLVVDDEPAIRRLLRNTLTRAGYEVVEAGNARDALQQAAVEHPAAILLDLGLPDRDGLSLIPLLHTGGEVVILVVSARDAVDEKVAALDLGADDFVGKPFDTEELLARLRVALRHRGPPVEAQKMVTRGDLDIDLDRRIVRRAGAEVHLTRKEHDVLAMLVRHIGRIVTHDKLLDACWGGDEDPRIEYLRIVIRNLRQKLEAPAPVGSVIANELGVGYRLRSDGAI
- a CDS encoding LysR family transcriptional regulator translates to MIDRYHLRYFLAVVDTGNFSRAAAACNVAQPTLSVGIARLEASLGRTLFNRTNRRVALTEAGASLLAHARAIESGFAAAERSVTGAAAASLLRLGVLTTIPRPWIERWLTTRSGDRVELVEGNERDLRARLARGRIDAALTILRDGDDRSAGQHLRTEGYALAIGATHPLAGRASLRAEEIAHEPMIVRRHCEMLSETSRFFTTRGVRPFFPARTTSDDRALSHVRARLGITVMPESFHADGVARVPLEDFDATRDVGLVFAAHAPPEAALIAGLREALT
- a CDS encoding sensor histidine kinase KdpD, translating into MPPNGDARPDPDALLRAAAQEGRGRLKIFLGAAPGVGKTYEMLSGGKARRRDGVDVVVGVVETHGRAETEALTRGQEIVSRREVNHDGHVLHEMDLDAVLARAPRLVLVDELAHTNAPGSRHPKRYQDVEELLAAGIDVYSTINIQHVESLNDVVASFTRVRVRETVPDSILEAAEIEVVDIPPDELIERLKAGKVYLPAEATRALGHFFSRSNLSALRELALRRAAQAVDARMLDDVRALGLGGTWAGSERIVVAISELPGSDVLVRAAKRIADGLRGPWTALFVETPRAAHFSDAQHARVAAAMTLATQLGAAVATVPATNVVEGIQGFLADARATQLVLGKSPRSRWFELRHGSVVDRLVRDTPDVTVHVLPVAAGAGRSERGPRRPARWGAPSGYAVTSTMVAGVTAAGAALVHVIDLGNVALLYLLPVMAAASLYGLRTGLFAGLASTLAYNFFFLPPVGTLSINNPENVISVVVLLGIAFATSQLTARVRAQADLAAASARTNATLAGFLRQIAGVNDADQAARMICDDVRRLLDVHVVLLGAAAGGALEVLAASDPGYQLDAMDNAAANWAFDTGSAAGKGSGTLTASEWLFQPLKAGARTLGVLGVANDGGTNPVRADQLPLLSSLLDQSALVLERLRLQAEMRDLDVVRTRDRLRAALLSSVSHDLRTPLTAVIAAADQLDHGATPELIGTIKGESARLNRFVANLLDMARVEAGAIRLNVEAIDLSDAVTGAAHDARRALEGHGVRLDVPPDLPLVRADPQLLHHCLLNLLDNAGRYGDPGSEVVIEGRHRFGELRLAVLDHGPGLPPGREAKVFETFTRLEGSDRAIGGTGLGLAIVKAFAEAMGMMVEASNRSDGGGASFALVFPAGSIVRDAEVEGRS
- a CDS encoding acyl-CoA dehydrogenase family protein, with the translated sequence MDLDFGLGEMADTIRETVRRFAADRIAPIAAAVDAEDRFARELWPEMGALGLHGITVEEADGGLELGYLEHVIACEEVSRASAAIGLSYGAHSNLCVNQIRRWGSAEQKAKYLPKLISGEHVGSLAMSEAGAGSDVVSMKLRATKVDGGWRLNGTKFWITNAAYADTLVVYAKTDAEAGSKGITAFLIEKGFDGFSIGQKIDKLGMRGSPTAELVFDDCFVADAQVMGPLNGGVKVLMSGLDYERVVLSGIQLGIMQACIDTVLPYVRERRQFGRAIGAFQLMQAKVADMYVALNSARAYVYAVAKACDAGRTTRFDAAGCILLASESAVKVAGEAIQALGGAGYTKDWPVERYWRDAKLLDIGAGTNEVRRMLIGRELIGHDAPRAQ
- the kdpC gene encoding potassium-transporting ATPase subunit KdpC: MNTDIKSAVRPAIVMTILFAILLGLVYPVAMTGIGQVIFPAQANGSLVRDASGRVIGSTVVGQAFVAARYFQTRPSAAGKGYDGLASSGSNLGPTSKALAERVAQDVAMRRGEGVTGDVPADLVTASGSGLDPDLSSAAALAQAPRVARVRGLPVARVRALVAAQTETSLLGDAHVNVLALNRALDAAAR
- a CDS encoding methylcrotonoyl-CoA carboxylase, which encodes MTAIRSLVDVGSEVFAANDAHNRALAAALRDKAAESALGGSEQHRARHVARGKLLPRERVDRLLDPGAPFLEIGALAANGMYDDGAPGAGMIAGVGRVSGRECMIVANDPTVKGGAYFPMTVKKHLRAQEIARENRLPCIYLVDSGGANLPHQAEVFPDREHFGRIFFNQAQMSAEGIAQIACVMGSCTAGGAYVPAMSDESVIVRNQGTIFLAGPPLVKAATGEVISAEELGGAETHGRRSGVVDHVAENDEHALLIVRDIVATLGKARSPDVALATPRAPLLDPQELYGIVPQDVRAPYDVREVIGRVVDGSEFHEFKALYGTTLVCGFAHIWGMPVAILANNGVLFSESALKGAHFIELACQRRIPLLFLQNISGFMVGGKYEAEGIAKNGAKLVTAVATASVPKITLLIGGSFGAGNYGMCGRAYSPRFLFSWPNARISVMGGEQAASVLATVHRDAETWTPEEAERFKAPIRQKYEDEGNPYYATARLWDDGIIDPAQTRDVLGLAFAVTLNAPVPERAQFGLFRM
- a CDS encoding UvrB/UvrC motif-containing protein; its protein translation is MDDGKAQASAIAALRARMEAAAVALDFEEARRLRDRISLLQGGASMDEAAAADGLTRQQPGAMGLGTSRQQVVPPKGWKPPRKPDLMTRGKR